In Equus asinus isolate D_3611 breed Donkey chromosome 13, EquAss-T2T_v2, whole genome shotgun sequence, one DNA window encodes the following:
- the EIF1 gene encoding eukaryotic translation initiation factor 1: MSAIQNLHSFDPFADASKGDDLLPAGTEDYIHIRIQQRNGRKTLTTVQGIADDYDKKKLVKAFKKKFACNGTVIEHPEYGEVIQLQGDQRKNICQFLVEIGLAKEDQLKVHGF, translated from the exons ATGTCCGCTATCCAGAACCTCCACTCTTTCG ACCCCTTTGCTGATGCAAGTAAGGGTGATGATCTGCTTCCTGCTGGCACTGAGGATTATATCCATATAAGAATTCAACAGAGAAACGGCAGGAAGACTCTTACTACTGTCCAAGGGATCGCTGATGATTACGATAAAAAGAAACTAGTGAAGGCGTTTAAGAAG AAATTTGCCTGCAATGGTACTGTAATTGAGCATCCAGAATATGGAGAAGTAATTCAACTACAGGGTGACCAGCGCAAGAACATATGCCAGTTCCTGGTAGAG attGGACTGGCTAAGGAGGACCAGCTGAAGGTTCATGGGTTTTAA